The Brassica napus cultivar Da-Ae chromosome C7, Da-Ae, whole genome shotgun sequence genome has a segment encoding these proteins:
- the BNAC07G49130D gene encoding O-fucosyltransferase 27, whose product MKGEGKVFFLKSRMKWIGLLGLVLSAFSLLVHFLLAGFTDDSISDYSIPVTLFSWRPVFDNPRFNRHTPLYRRLWGPTRHVESLLPYAIPRGYHSDPPARTNGFVFVRIQGGFHEIRNSIPDVVAVSRLLNATLVIPEIQSTTSSKGISSQFKSFAYLYNEEHFMASLANDVRVVKNLPKNLKWARRKKQIPSFKVSYGSSPYYYLHHVLPVLIKHSVVELVVPHGGCLQAILPTNLEEYQRLRCRVAFHALQFRKEVQELSTKVLQRLRPLGRPFIAYDPGMTREALAYHGCAELFQDVHTELIQHKRAWMIKRGIVKGKLSVDSAEQRLQGLCPLMPEEVGILLRAYGYSWDTIIYVAGGEVFGGQRTLIPLHGMFENVVDRTSLSTGWELAKMYGRESKHKDIRPKTPPSVEEETKHDSLKSIRQRPQPLPPPPARPKYYNIEGWWGWVAESDNEPENTVIELRTNAHKLLWEAIDYVVSVEADVFVPGFDRDGKGHPSFASLVMGHRLYQSASAKTFRPDRKQTAMLLEEIRDHMYEANHTWIASVRKLLKRSILEGLVESSKRSKTFSFLSHPVPECSCIRRGDRVSNVSLIEADLGVTHRCPQGMDGVVRSKDNKNAEREEDLDEEDLSSSGFFFGHKESGGSSNSNNETVNSEANNKEEGQLEDQEELEGGER is encoded by the exons ATGAAGGGAGAAGGTAAAGTGTTCTTCCTCAAGTCTCGCATGAAATGGATTGGTCTCCTCGGTCTCGTCTTGTCTGCTTTCTCTCTCCTCGTCCACTTTCTTCTCGCCGGATTCACCGACGACTCCATCTCCGATTACTCCATCCCCGTCACTCTCTTCTCCTGGAGACCCGTCTTCGATAATCCTAGATTCAACCGACAT ACTCCACTGTACAGAAGACTCTGGGGTCCAACAAGGCATGTGGAGTCATTACTTCCTTATGCTATTCCAAGAGGCTACCACTcag ATCCTCCAGCAAGGACAAACGGTTTTGTTTTCGTTAGAATACAAGGTGGTTTCCATGAGATTAGAAACTCG ATCCCTGACGTTGTAGCTGTTTCTCGTCTTCTTAACGCTACTCTGGTTATTCCTGAGATCCAGTCAACAACCAGCAGCAAAGGGATTAG CTCACAGTTTAAGAGCTTTGCATATCTATACAATGAAGAGCACTTCATGGCTTCACTTGCAAATGACGTTAGAGTTGTTAAAAATCTCCCCAAGAATCTCAAATGGGCTAGGAGAAAAAAACAGATCCCTTCCTTTAAAGTCTCTTACGGGTCTTCCCCTTATTACTACTTACACCATGTTCTGCCTGTTCTCATTAAACACTCGGTCGTTGAACTAGTTGTCCCTCACGGTGGATGCTTACaa GCTATACTTCCTACTAATCTTGAAGAGTATCAGAGGCTGCGGTGTAGAGTTGCTTTCCACGCCTTACAGTTTAGGAAAGAGGTTCAAGAACTCTCCACCAAAGTGTTGCAAAGGCTGAGACCTTTGGGAAGACCTTTCATCGCCTATGATCCAGGGATGACAAGAGAAGCTTTGGCTTATCATGGCTGTGCTGAACTCTTCCAG GATGTTCATACTGAGTTGATTCAACATAAACGAGCTTGGATGATAAAACGTGGGATTGTCAAAGGGAAACTCTCTGTAGATTCAGCTGAACAACGCCTCCAGGGCTTATGTCCTTTGATGCCAGAAGAA gTTGGTATACTTCTAAGAGCTTATGGATACTCATGGGACACAATCATATACGTAGCTGGAGGAGAGGTTTTTGGAGGACAAAGAACGTTAATTCCATTACACGGCATGTTCGAAAACGTTGTTGACAGGACTTCTCTTAGTACTGGATGGGAGCTGGCTAAAATGTATGGTCGTGAGTCGAAACATAAAGATATCAGACCAAAGACACCTCCTTCGGTCGAGGAAGAAACCAAGCATGACTCGTTGAAGAGCATAAGACAAAGGCCTCAACCTCTTCCGCCTCCACCAGCTAGACCAAAGTACTACAACATAGAAGGTTGGTGGGGTTGGGTGGCCGAGAGTGACAATGAGCCCGAGAACACTGTTATTGAGTTGAGAACTAATGCTCATAAGTTGTTGTGGGAAGCGATTGATTACGTTGTGAGCGTTGAAGCTGATGTGTTTGTGCCGGGGTTTGATCGTGATGGGAAAGGACATCCGAGTTTTGCTAGTTTGGTGATGGGTCATAGGCTTTATCAGTCTGCTTCTGCTAAGACGTTTAGACCAGACAG GAAACAAACTGCTATGCTTTTGGAAGAGATAAGGGATCATATGTATGAGGCGAATCACACTTGGATAGCATCTGTTAGGAAGCTTCTGAAGAGAAGTATACTTGAGGGTCTAGTGGAATCTTCTAAAAGATCAAAAACCTTTAGTTTTCTTTCGCATCCTGTACCTGAATGTTCTTGCATTAGGAGGGGAGATAGGGTTTCAAACGTCTCACTGATTGAAGCGGATCTTGGGGTGACACACCGTTGTCCGCAAGGGATGGATGGTGTTGTAAGATCAAAGGATAATAAGAATGCAGAGAGAGAAGAGGATCTTGATGAAGAGGACTTGTCTTCTTCAGGGTTTTTCTTTGGTCATAAAGAAAGTGGAGGGAGCAGTAATAGTAACAATGAGACTGTAAATTCTGAAGCTAACAACAAGGAGGAAGGGCAGCTTGAAGATCAAGAAGAGCTTGAGGGTGGCGAAAGATAA